In Crassostrea angulata isolate pt1a10 chromosome 6, ASM2561291v2, whole genome shotgun sequence, a genomic segment contains:
- the LOC128190548 gene encoding uncharacterized protein LOC128190548 yields the protein MASLRLIICFVVMTLIGDTDAHGRLMKPCQRGSLWRCYDQNQFASNFDDMGNFCGGTQVQWNRNGGKCGVCGDAYDSSFKRHEVGGPFATGFITETYSQGQQIDVMVQLTAAHLGKFIFRVCKQVDDTKEVTQECLDQNQLKVIENGVAKDYYESKETGAAKVNLKVQLPPDMVCDHCVFQWWYKTGNSWGQFPGQPGCKGCGPQETFVNCADIKITPSDGNPQPATKAPVTMQPATQAPATWQPATQAPATWQPATQAPATWRPVTQAPVTQAPRTTPRVSPGGIVTSCTAGQYLSCTAAGVFAGNRGYDTWCDQYCRANSPNCKPLFCSCTCKYSRSSGSGGSGQCLLGPALCNFLRQDNAYVDAIKLVCDCN from the exons ATGGCGAGTCTTCGTTTAATTATCTGCTTTGTTGTTATGACCCTGATTGGGGATACCGATGCTCATGGGCGCTTGATGAAGCCATGTCAAAGAGGCTCTCTGTGGAGGTGTTATGATCAAAACCAATTCGCGTCAAATTTCGATGATATGGGCAATTTTTGCGGTGGAACGCAA gtGCAATGGAATAGAAACGGAGGGAAATGTGGGGTATGTGGCGACGCATACGATTCTAGTTTCAAACGCCATGAGGTAGGCGGTCCCTTTGCAACTGGATTTATAACAGAGACCTACAGCCAGGGACAGCAAATTGATGTAATGGTACAACTGACTGCTGCACATCTCGGAAAGTTCATCTTCAGAGTGTGTAAACAAGTTGACGATACCAAAGAGGTGACCCAAGAATGCTTGGATCAAAACCAATTAAAG GTGATAGAAAATGGCGTTGCAAAAGATTACTATGAGTCTAAAGAAACTGGTGCAGCTAAGGTGAACTTGAAGGTCCAGCTTCCCCCTGATATGGTTTGCGATCATTGCGTGTTCCAATGGTGGTACAAAACAG GCAACAGTTGGGGACAATTTCCAGGACAGCCTGGATGCAAAGGTTGTGGTCCACAGGAAACATTCGTGAATTGCGCCGACATCAAAATCACGCCGAGTGACGGGAATCCGCAGCCAGCAACAAAAGCTCCGGTAACAATGCAACCTGCTACTCAAGCCCCAGCAACATGGCAACCTGCAACTCAGGCCCCAGCAACATGGCAACCTGCAACTCAGGCCCCAGCGACATGGCGACCTGTAACACAAGCTCCAGTAACCCAGGCTCCTCGCACGACTCCAAGGGTATCCCCCGGGGGTATTGTCACATCCTGCACTGCCGGACAGTACCTCTCTTGTACGGCCGCAGGTGTGTTTGCAGGAAATAGGGGATACGATACATGGTGTGACCAATATTGCAGGGCCAACTCGCCTAACTGTAAGCCTCTGTTCTGTTCCTGTACTTGCAAATATTCACGCTCTAGTGGATCTGGAGGTTCCGGTCAATGTCTTTTAGGACCAGCCCTCTGCAATTTCCTCAGGCAAGACAATGCCTATGTTGATGCCATAAAACTTGTCTGTGACTGCAATTAG